The Paramormyrops kingsleyae isolate MSU_618 chromosome 23, PKINGS_0.4, whole genome shotgun sequence sequence tattttggctAATTAGCCGTAGCCAAGTAAAGTGGCCCAAAATGAGAAGAGTAAAagagtttaatttaaaaaaaatgtttgcccGTTACTATGGTTAAACCACTTCCCGAACAGGGAGGTTACAAGAGATGCGGATCTTACTGGGCGCAGACATTTTAGATTTGAACTTTGAACTCTGATCCATGTTTTTTCATTGTCAACTACTGACGAGGTTCTCCCACAACCTGCCCACGaagaatacaaaaatatatattaaacatatttatGCTTAAATCGACTCTTTAAATATTGCAGTCcttaattttaatgcatttaattagAGTTTTGGTAGAGTGGAACCGATATGTTTCGTCGAGTGTTTCCTTTAGGAACACAATCCAGTTTACAATACATTATGTATAAATTTAACAATATATAAAACGTTCTAAAAAGTAATTACCTTAAATGTACACTTTACAGtaaaatgacattttctttGAGAATAAATTTGAATCAATGGCTGATTTAAAGGGGCACAGTGGAGGCGGAACAAAGAAACCGGAACCGCAGACGGGGAATGAATAAGAAGGTGGGCGTGATCTTACCGGATGTGGTCCTTGCGATCTCAGTCCCTCCTACACCTGCGTTAACCATCTGCTACCAAAACAAATCGCCTGTTGCCATTAACAGCCTTAAGCGACGTTATTTGGGCGGTGATCTAGTGTCGTTAACAGCGTGGACCAGAGTCGTCTGGTGTCGGCTGGTTCTCGCTTTGCTGCTGTAGGGGTTTGTTTGCGACGCTAGGTGGCTAGCTGAAGCTGACAAGCTATGGCGGAGGTCCCAGGTACTTCGAGTGAGACGATAACAGAGACGGTGCAGGCAGACACACCGCCGCCTCCTCAGCAGGTACGATTTTACAGGCATTAAAAGTGATGTGTAGGTAGAGCTAATAAGGAACATTTAATTAGTCAGGCGATTTATCGGATGTGCTACGCCGTTAATGACAGATGAGGTCCCTACTGATATATCGGTAATGCATATCTAGCTATCACTGGTGATTTAGAGTACGCTTAGTCATTTTGGCAATGTGTACGCTAAATTTCCGGTTTATACGCAGATACGTTTTATACTGGACCATTTTCGTGTTCTGAATTGTCTTTAATGAATGAACATATAGTTACATGTGGCGGATGTATTTCAAATGGTGGTAAAATAATTAGCTATGGGGGAAATTAATGGCTACTACCTCCACGTATCTCACCGCACTTGCCAACTTCATTGAAAGATTTACAGCATCGAACTGTTTACGAATATGTTCTTCTGCTGTTAATAGACTGCTTAACAGATTGTAAATTTGGCAGTGAAACACGTTTTTAAATAGTAAAATCTATCAAACTGATACGTGATCGGCCTGTGCAATACCCTGAATGTGCTCTGCACTTTAGATCTGTAAAAAAAATTGGGCGCAAGCCACCCATCTTTATCAGTTTCCATCAATCGTCACTAATGACTTACCGAGTTACCGCAAAAAGCATATTTTTAACGCGCTTTTTAAAATACTCGATCCTTATCAACTGATGAAGCACATTATTGACTATGCAGACAGCCGGTCATCTACAAACGACGGAGTAGTATTGCTATGCTTAGAGAAGTGAAATACGAGCGAATGAGCAACGATGGGGATTGATGGTGGATTGTGAAAGGGTGTTTGTAGACAAAACAGCGAAGTTGCTATGTATAGCACGGTCATAAACCTAATGTATCCAGCAGCAATAGGCAGTTTTGATTAAATTGTGTGTTCCAAGGAGAGGCGAGGACCTGGCAACAGCGTCAGTCAGTAGATGAGAGTTCTGTGGGATACAGATGATGTTCTTGGTCTGAGAGCACCAGAAGTTGCCAAGCTTCTTGGCAAAACCGCAGAGCAGGACAGAAGCATACATTGTGTATTTCCCTTACAAATGAAACTTAATAATTGAGAACACTAATATTCCATAAGCTTACTTTATGTTGATTGTATCATTATTACATCCAAGATAAATGCACAGGCAGTGTAAGTGTAGGTTTCAGGTTAAACTGCTCACTTGTACATCTGCCTTTTAGGAGGGACGGAGCCTGACTATCAAGCTAAGGAAAAGGAAGACCGAGAAAAAGGTGGAGTGGTCCAGTGACACCGTCGACAATGAACATCTTGGCAGGAGGTCCTCCAAGTGTGAGTGTTAGCTCCATCTCACTGCTTTACCCTGAGCTTTGTGTTGGATAATTCTCTGAAATCATGTCTTCTGTTGTCCCTTGTTTTGTATTGAAAGCAGTGAGTGAATTATGTTCGCATGATATGTTTACTATGCTAGCCGCTTTGACCCAGCAATCTCATCATGTTTCTATAAATCAGGAGTAATATGCTTTTTAATTCCGTGTATATTAAATGTTAATTGATGATTGACTACATATGCCGTCGCAGGTATTTGccatcttttaaaatgtataggtTTTATCCTGGTTATTGTAAggtgtccttttttttttgttgcaggTTGCTGTGTATATGAAAAGCCACGCCAATTTGGACAGTCTTCTTCAGAAAGTGAGGGAGAAGATGATGAAGGCTGTGGTAGTGCACACTGTATTATGGGACATGGAAGGAATAGGCATGGACAGAGTGGCGGTGGTGACTCCACAGCGCCTCCTAGTTCTGGAGGACCTAACACCCATTAGTAGTCTCCTTGTAAGACTGCATATGAAAGAGATAAGGCTTCTGATAATGATAATACAAACAGATCTAGTTATTACCACTCACATTTTGTCACTCTAATGGTAGAAATGAGAATAAAGGAGTATAAGAAACCAAAATAGAACCAGAATAATGCAGTACCTGAAAAAGATGGGGAGCATTTTTTCTTTACAAAATGATATCGGCAATCTATTATATAAATGGGGAAAGGGGTAGTTTGTATATAATTCCaccattttattaatttttttatgtttcgatttttatttatttctcttaaAACACAATTGTGATTCTGTATCTTTGAAATAGTGCACTGACAGATTATAGTAGTAAGATTTGCCCCGTCATTAACAAAAGTATTGATACCATTAAAAAAAGCTGTTTGCCATTCATTTGAAAGTGTTTTCAGTCAGGcagatttttatataaatttatCAAAATGTAAATCTAAACTGAGTGAATGTAGTAGTTTTAATGTTAGAACTAATATTAAAATAGTGCAGAAGTTTGTAGGGTTAGGGGGTAAGATGTGTGAAATCTGACAGTGTTCTGAATTATCCAAATTAAGTAATTACTTGTATAAATCTTAAGCCATGTTGTTCAAATCTACCAAGCAGCCATTTAAAAGTAGTATACTTCATATCACTTAAATAAACCACATACAATGTTTTAGTAACATTTTTTCATTAAGATCTTTGGGTAGAGTGCTGTGAAGTATAGATCTTAATGATACTTCTAATGTGATGTTATTGTTCTGTTAAATCGATTTAATTAAGTAACACTTTCAAATGAAGGGTGGACTCTGTAGGGCATCGATGTGCTGTTTTGATGCTACTTTCAAACCAACCTTATGGAAATTTGAAATGTTATTAAGATTCTTCAAAGttgtgcagtggttagcactgttgcctcacacctctggaaccagggttcgagtctccactattgctccatgtgtgtggagtttgcatgttctccccatgtcgtcgttgggtttccccccacagttgaaaaacatgctgaggttaattggagttagcaaattgcccataggtgtgtatgtgtgagtgaatggtgtgtgagtgtgccctgtgatgggttagtgccccatcgtgggttgttccctgccttgtgccctgtgatgggttagtgccccatcgtgggttgttccctgccttgcacccataggctccagacaccccgtgaccctgaaagGATatgtggttacagaaaatggatagaatAGATTAGCACTCGTCCTCTTCAGTAAATTGCTGTATATATTTGTTTACATTGTTTTGTTCTGATTGGATGTTTAAACATTTCTTGGTACATTAACAGTCTATAAATTCCTCAGACAATCTTTTAAGAAAGTTCACTGTCATGGTcacagataaataaaatattcagaTGTGTAGCACAGGGTACCTGTACATCAAAATCAGGTTGTATGTATTGCTTTAGAGGAAACATTAAAAAGTAGTAAAACTCAGCAAAGAAGAAAACATGGGGTTATGTAATGCTTTTTGAAGAAAGGGAAAGGTAAATCACAAAATGTGGCAGATCACAAAAATGCCACATGGTTATGTGGATGATTTGGTCAGCATTTTGCCAAAAATCATATCTTGCcatttttcatgttctgttGAAATGCTTCGAGCTCTACAGGCTGTCATTCCAAAAGTGCACCATCAGGGGTACTAGTAATAACCTTAGCCTGCATGGCAACTGAAAGGCTATACTTTCATTTTTGTTGGGGACCTGCAAAATAAAGACATTGAAAAGAGAAATTGGGGGAGGTTGTCGGAATACATATGGGTAGTGCTGTTAGAACTATATTAAGTTTAGGTTCAGTGTTGGCTGAACCTGCAACACTAAGACTGAAATGAACACATTCAAGTCTGACTGATCGGAATGCTTCCTGCAGCTCCGACCATATTTTGACTGGGTCGTCCTCAGTGCCGTTCTCAAACTACTGGATGTGCTTTAGGAAGTGATTCACCAATTTTCAGTGTATGCCACCATTTTCTATTATACAAACGGACACATATGCTATTGTACTGTTTATGCACATATCTGTACATAACAAATGGAAATTTAACACCAATAAAAAGGTTTGAACTGAGGGTATGTTCTTTGTCAATGAGGAAGAGGACAATTAATCTCCTACTGTCTTTTCAACCTGAACCACTgtgacccacagatggtccatgtttttgctccctgttaGACAGGCTGTGCgtcaaggactggattgggaaacactaattaacgtaattaaataatttaacaaaTCAAGTACTTTTTGCAAGAGAAGTTGTATGTTCCCTCATGAAGGTCTGATACCAGAGGGT is a genomic window containing:
- the ppp1r11 gene encoding E3 ubiquitin-protein ligase PPP1R11; translated protein: MAEVPGTSSETITETVQADTPPPPQQEGRSLTIKLRKRKTEKKVEWSSDTVDNEHLGRRSSKCCCVYEKPRQFGQSSSESEGEDDEGCGSAHCIMGHGRNRHGQSGGGDSTAPPSSGGPNTH